In a single window of the Oculatellaceae cyanobacterium genome:
- a CDS encoding CPXCG motif-containing cysteine-rich protein, giving the protein MQTTAEYMCAYCGETNSTFVDFSAGGQQSYIEDCQVCCHPNTLYVRFDEDTLDVEIDSEYEDF; this is encoded by the coding sequence ATGCAAACAACAGCAGAATATATGTGTGCCTATTGCGGCGAAACTAATTCAACCTTTGTTGATTTTAGTGCTGGCGGGCAGCAGTCTTATATTGAAGATTGCCAAGTGTGCTGCCATCCTAATACTTTATACGTTCGCTTTGACGAAGACACCCTGGATGTGGAGATAGATAGCGAATATGAAGATTTTTAA
- a CDS encoding SRPBCC family protein yields MLHFKHSSLIDAPVEVVWSFHERPDILQILTPPWQPVQIIRRQGGLGVGAISEFRLWLGLVPIQWLARHTECQKHRLFTDEQIAGPMEYWVHQHQFEAENGKTRLTDAIAYKIPGGWLAELLLGWWVNSRLEQMFRYRHTVTQRECQHT; encoded by the coding sequence ATGCTTCACTTCAAACACTCGTCGTTAATTGATGCACCAGTGGAAGTTGTCTGGAGTTTTCATGAAAGACCAGATATACTACAAATTCTTACCCCGCCTTGGCAACCAGTTCAAATCATTCGCCGTCAGGGTGGTTTAGGAGTTGGTGCGATATCTGAATTTCGCTTGTGGTTAGGGTTAGTTCCGATACAATGGTTGGCGCGTCATACCGAATGCCAAAAACATCGGCTATTTACTGACGAACAAATTGCTGGCCCAATGGAGTATTGGGTGCATCAACATCAATTTGAAGCAGAAAATGGTAAAACAAGACTAACAGATGCGATCGCATATAAAATACCTGGTGGTTGGCTTGCCGAGTTGCTTTTAGGCTGGTGGGTAAACTCTAGATTAGAGCAGATGTTTCGCTATCGGCACACTGTCACCCAACGTGAGTGTCAACATACTTAG
- a CDS encoding radical SAM protein, protein MTASVFSFERLLFSPATPNADAIELIFAFPNEYSVGITSLGYQVVWSSLATRPDLQVSRLFTDTHEQLPRKPELVGFSMSWELDYINILNLIEFLEIPLRAKARSDDQPLVFGGGPVLTANPEPFADFFDVILLGDGENLLGNFIEAYKEVRNAGRQTQLQRLAQVPGVYIPSLYEVKYHNSNDEIELIHPIDNTIPKYVEKQTYRGNVLSASSVVTEKAAWENIYMVEVVRSCPEMCRFCLASYLTLPFRTASMEESLIPAIEKGLAVTHRLGLLGASVTQHPEFEDLLSYLSQPQYDGIRLNIASVRTNTVTVKLAETLAKRDTRSLTIAVESGSERLRKIINKKLEQNEIIQAAINAKAGGLSNLKLYGMVGIPGEEPEDLDQTVAMMRDIKKAAPGLRLTLGCSTFVPKAHTPFQWFGVSRSAEKRLQFLQKQLRSHGIDFRPESYNWSVIQALISRGDRRLSHLLELTRQYGDSIGSFRRAFKELRGQLPEMDFYVHNNWSTKQVLPWSHLLGPLPQATLEKQLTMIN, encoded by the coding sequence GTGACTGCATCTGTATTTAGCTTTGAACGCCTCCTATTTAGCCCAGCAACACCTAACGCTGATGCTATTGAGCTTATTTTTGCATTCCCTAACGAGTATAGCGTTGGTATTACTAGCTTGGGTTATCAGGTAGTGTGGTCATCTTTAGCAACGCGCCCTGATTTACAGGTGAGTCGCCTGTTTACCGATACTCATGAGCAGTTACCAAGAAAGCCTGAATTAGTTGGTTTCTCTATGTCTTGGGAACTCGACTATATAAATATCTTAAATTTAATTGAATTTCTAGAAATTCCTTTACGAGCTAAGGCTCGTTCTGATGACCAACCATTAGTATTTGGCGGTGGCCCAGTATTAACTGCTAACCCTGAACCTTTTGCTGACTTTTTTGATGTAATTTTGCTGGGAGATGGGGAAAACCTGCTAGGAAATTTTATTGAAGCATATAAAGAAGTGCGAAACGCTGGAAGGCAAACTCAATTGCAGCGTTTAGCTCAAGTTCCTGGGGTTTATATTCCTAGTTTGTATGAAGTGAAATATCATAATTCAAACGATGAAATTGAGTTAATCCACCCCATAGATAATACCATTCCTAAATATGTAGAGAAACAAACTTACAGAGGTAATGTTTTATCTGCTTCATCTGTGGTAACAGAAAAGGCAGCATGGGAAAATATATATATGGTAGAAGTGGTGCGTAGTTGCCCAGAAATGTGCCGCTTTTGTTTAGCGAGTTATCTAACACTACCCTTTCGCACAGCGAGTATGGAAGAATCGTTAATTCCAGCGATTGAAAAAGGGTTAGCTGTTACTCATCGGTTGGGATTATTGGGGGCATCTGTAACCCAGCACCCAGAGTTTGAAGATTTGCTTTCATATTTAAGCCAGCCACAATATGATGGCATACGCTTAAATATTGCTTCAGTGCGAACAAATACTGTAACTGTGAAGTTAGCAGAAACTTTAGCTAAAAGGGATACGCGATCGCTCACAATAGCTGTAGAAAGTGGTTCTGAGAGACTACGGAAAATTATCAATAAAAAGCTGGAGCAAAATGAGATTATCCAGGCAGCTATTAATGCTAAAGCAGGTGGATTAAGTAACTTGAAACTTTATGGTATGGTGGGCATCCCTGGTGAAGAACCAGAGGATTTAGATCAAACCGTAGCAATGATGCGAGATATCAAGAAAGCTGCACCTGGTTTACGTCTGACTCTGGGATGTAGTACTTTTGTCCCGAAAGCGCATACACCGTTTCAGTGGTTTGGAGTGAGTCGTAGTGCGGAAAAGCGGCTACAATTTTTGCAGAAACAATTGCGATCGCACGGAATTGATTTTAGACCAGAAAGCTACAATTGGTCAGTAATTCAAGCTTTAATATCTAGAGGCGATCGCAGATTATCCCATTTATTAGAACTCACACGCCAGTACGGTGATTCAATCGGTAGTTTCCGCCGCGCCTTTAAAGAATTGCGTGGACAGTTACCAGAAATGGATTTTTATGTGCATAATAATTGGTCAACAAAGCAAGTTTTGCCTTGGAGTCACCTGCTTGGGCCACTACCTCAAGCAACACTTGAGAAACAATTAACAATGATCAATTAA
- a CDS encoding penicillin-binding protein 1A has product MSKFFPKLKFPSDKLHDLTSTASESTSGTDVDKEKQDKWTSQLQQLKQGVKQATSFLKRQRSSDEKVAPVSNQQSNRKKWLVARYLVLLAGLGIGGGAIALTVGAYWLDSKLPDSTGDVLTYARPETLTIKAVDGSILKQSGPVTEEKLKIWQIPQTLIDAFIAIEDRRFYQHEGVDYQGILRAAVSNLYAGDVVEGGSTLTQQLARIVFLDQQRSMLRKLKEFRMAQKIEQNLTKEQILERYLNLVYLGEGAYGVADAAWVYFSKPLKDLTLSEMATLAGLPPAPNEYSPFASQELALQRRNRVLQRMQEANYISAAEAKAAMSEQLILKRSPLRRMERKASYFTEYIEKELPNYVSPKLIKAGGITVETTLNSEWQEQAENAIKKTIEENGRYSNFEQAALVAIDPRNGNIRAMVGGKDFNDNQFNRVTQAKRQPGSTFKAFVYTTAIAAGFTPYRGYVDAPITVDGYTPKNYSESYNGWMSMRDALINSINVVALKVLLDVGWQPMIDIAHKMGIESELQPIYSLPLGGSEVNLLELTSAYGTFATNGLHTKPSGIRRILNHRGEIIYQQKFTPERAIDEETSAIMNWMLRGVVNEGTGQAAQLVDRQVAGKTGTTDEARDLWFVGYIPQLVTGVWLGNDDNQPTNGKSTTAAYTWNQFMSQVVKEVRPEKFVPRPDNLENRTANIKVQPIQPKTVLHGSRALEYSSNEENSASTPSRRRRYRLYRY; this is encoded by the coding sequence GTGTCAAAGTTCTTTCCAAAGCTCAAGTTTCCATCAGATAAATTGCATGACTTAACGTCAACAGCATCTGAATCGACCTCTGGCACAGACGTGGACAAAGAAAAACAGGATAAATGGACATCACAGCTTCAGCAATTGAAGCAAGGCGTAAAGCAAGCAACGTCGTTTTTAAAACGACAGAGATCTTCTGACGAAAAAGTTGCTCCGGTGTCGAATCAGCAGTCTAATCGTAAAAAGTGGTTGGTTGCTCGCTACTTAGTGTTATTGGCGGGTTTGGGTATTGGTGGCGGCGCGATCGCACTAACTGTCGGTGCGTATTGGCTAGATAGCAAATTGCCTGATTCGACGGGCGATGTTTTAACTTATGCTCGACCAGAGACATTAACGATTAAGGCAGTAGACGGTTCAATCCTCAAACAATCTGGGCCTGTTACCGAAGAAAAGCTAAAAATTTGGCAAATTCCCCAAACTCTAATTGATGCCTTTATTGCCATAGAAGATCGGCGCTTCTACCAGCACGAAGGCGTAGATTATCAGGGCATTCTCCGCGCGGCTGTCTCCAACTTATACGCGGGAGATGTGGTGGAAGGTGGCAGCACACTTACCCAGCAACTAGCTAGAATTGTTTTTCTAGACCAGCAGCGTAGTATGTTGCGTAAGCTCAAAGAATTTCGGATGGCTCAAAAAATTGAGCAGAATCTTACCAAGGAACAAATTTTAGAACGCTACCTAAATTTGGTATATCTCGGAGAAGGTGCTTACGGAGTTGCTGATGCAGCTTGGGTTTACTTTAGTAAGCCACTAAAAGACCTGACATTATCAGAAATGGCAACTTTAGCTGGACTACCACCCGCACCCAATGAATACTCACCGTTTGCGAGTCAAGAACTAGCCCTCCAGCGTCGAAACAGAGTATTGCAGAGAATGCAGGAGGCTAATTACATTTCTGCCGCAGAAGCCAAAGCCGCAATGAGTGAACAATTGATCCTCAAACGTAGTCCCCTAAGAAGGATGGAGCGCAAAGCTTCCTACTTTACTGAATATATTGAAAAAGAACTGCCTAATTACGTTTCCCCCAAACTCATCAAAGCTGGAGGGATTACTGTTGAAACTACCCTGAATTCAGAATGGCAAGAGCAAGCTGAAAACGCCATCAAAAAAACCATAGAAGAAAATGGTCGTTACTCTAATTTTGAGCAAGCGGCTTTGGTGGCAATTGATCCCCGAAATGGGAACATCAGGGCAATGGTAGGAGGAAAAGATTTTAACGATAACCAATTTAATCGTGTTACGCAAGCTAAACGCCAGCCAGGATCTACTTTTAAAGCATTTGTATACACAACAGCGATCGCCGCAGGTTTTACTCCATACCGAGGATATGTAGATGCCCCCATCACTGTAGACGGCTATACACCTAAAAACTACAGTGAAAGCTATAACGGCTGGATGTCCATGCGGGATGCCCTGATTAACTCAATTAACGTAGTTGCCTTAAAAGTTTTGCTTGATGTGGGATGGCAACCCATGATTGATATTGCCCACAAAATGGGAATTGAATCTGAACTTCAACCCATTTACTCCTTACCATTGGGCGGATCTGAAGTTAACCTGCTGGAACTGACAAGTGCTTACGGCACTTTTGCTACCAATGGTTTACATACTAAACCGAGTGGTATTCGTCGGATCTTGAATCATCGCGGCGAAATAATTTATCAACAGAAATTTACACCTGAGCGTGCCATAGATGAAGAAACATCTGCGATCATGAATTGGATGCTGCGAGGAGTGGTAAATGAAGGCACAGGTCAAGCTGCCCAGCTAGTAGACAGACAAGTAGCTGGTAAGACTGGTACTACTGACGAAGCCCGCGATCTCTGGTTCGTTGGTTACATTCCCCAGTTAGTAACTGGTGTGTGGTTAGGAAATGATGACAACCAACCAACTAACGGTAAAAGCACTACAGCAGCCTACACTTGGAATCAGTTCATGTCCCAAGTAGTTAAAGAAGTACGCCCTGAAAAGTTTGTACCTCGTCCAGATAACTTAGAAAATCGCACAGCAAACATTAAAGTGCAGCCGATTCAACCTAAAACTGTTCTTCATGGCAGTAGAGCCTTAGAGTATAGCTCTAATGAGGAGAATTCCGCCTCTACTCCTAGTCGCCGCCGTCGCTATAGACTCTATCGTTATTAA
- a CDS encoding TIGR02587 family membrane protein, with protein sequence MVKGKNSWSNEVNDIIRGASGGFLFGIPLLYTMEVWWIGSYTEYSRMLTVLGCTFVVVFLLIQTEGFRKTKALRLIDTAMDCIEALAIGIICATCILILLQEITFSTPVKETLGKLISESVPFALGAALARSFLSGDRFQSPSNQEDGSIGKPQQLVYQSTINAAFADIGGTLIGATIIAFNIAPTDEIPMLAAAISPPWQLGLMAASLLISYGIVFVAGFTNQQQRLQQQGIFQRPLSETVMSYLVSLGAAAFMLWFFQQLSFGDPWQMWLNYTLLLGLPASVGGAAGRLLA encoded by the coding sequence ATGGTCAAAGGAAAAAATTCCTGGTCGAATGAAGTCAATGACATTATTCGTGGCGCATCAGGGGGTTTTTTGTTTGGCATTCCCCTACTTTATACAATGGAAGTCTGGTGGATTGGCTCGTATACTGAGTATTCACGGATGCTGACTGTGCTTGGTTGCACTTTTGTAGTTGTTTTTCTGCTGATTCAAACTGAGGGCTTTCGCAAAACTAAGGCTTTGCGGTTAATTGATACAGCGATGGACTGTATTGAAGCACTTGCAATAGGAATTATTTGTGCCACTTGTATATTAATCTTGTTGCAGGAAATTACTTTCAGTACTCCTGTGAAAGAGACGCTAGGAAAATTGATTTCGGAAAGTGTCCCGTTTGCGCTGGGGGCGGCGTTGGCGCGTTCTTTTTTGAGTGGCGATCGCTTTCAATCTCCTAGCAATCAGGAAGATGGTAGCATAGGTAAGCCTCAACAATTAGTATATCAAAGTACTATCAATGCGGCTTTTGCTGATATTGGCGGGACTTTGATTGGCGCTACGATCATTGCTTTTAATATTGCGCCGACAGATGAAATACCGATGTTAGCTGCTGCTATTTCACCACCTTGGCAATTAGGACTAATGGCAGCATCACTGCTTATTTCTTATGGCATTGTATTTGTTGCTGGTTTTACCAATCAACAACAGCGCCTTCAACAACAAGGTATTTTTCAGCGACCTTTAAGTGAAACTGTGATGTCTTATTTGGTGTCGCTGGGTGCAGCCGCTTTTATGTTGTGGTTTTTCCAACAGTTAAGTTTTGGAGATCCATGGCAAATGTGGTTGAATTACACTTTGTTATTGGGTTTACCAGCAAGTGTTGGGGGTGCGGCGGGTAGATTGTTAGCATGA
- a CDS encoding TIGR02588 family protein, producing the protein MNKDHQPTKSETFKPARSLAEWVTFAGATFILILILGLVVYNWFTQKDQPPVLSVTRKGEISQVQGQYYVPFAVTNVGGDTAESVQIIAELRQNGQAEETGEQQIDFLSSGETKEGAFIFTSNPSEAELIVRVASYKLP; encoded by the coding sequence ATGAATAAAGATCATCAACCAACGAAATCGGAAACTTTTAAGCCCGCGCGATCGCTTGCTGAGTGGGTAACTTTTGCTGGTGCTACATTTATTTTGATCTTAATTTTGGGTTTGGTAGTTTACAACTGGTTTACTCAGAAGGATCAACCACCCGTTTTGTCTGTCACCCGTAAAGGTGAAATTAGTCAAGTTCAAGGGCAATATTACGTCCCCTTTGCTGTTACTAACGTTGGTGGAGATACTGCGGAATCTGTTCAGATTATTGCTGAACTACGCCAAAATGGTCAAGCAGAGGAAACAGGCGAACAGCAGATTGACTTTCTATCGAGTGGTGAAACAAAAGAAGGTGCTTTTATTTTTACTAGCAATCCCAGTGAAGCAGAATTAATTGTCAGAGTTGCTAGTTAT